A region of Paramormyrops kingsleyae isolate MSU_618 chromosome 17, PKINGS_0.4, whole genome shotgun sequence DNA encodes the following proteins:
- the LOC140579212 gene encoding olfactory receptor 11H6-like: MPTLPLEVMPNSTVFTLSGINASRESRYVFFCITFLYYLVIIAVNLIIIVTVALRKPLHEPMYVFLCNLCLNGLYGTSGFYPKFLYDLLSDVQEISRSGCFVQVFVIYSAVLCDFSTLTVMSYDRSVAICRPLEYHTVMTGGTVFKLTMFSWIAPMFCMSILVTMSSRQILCGSHIEKLYCENWAIVKMSCFSTTLYNVLSYTVILTYAGHSLLIMFSYVKLIKTSLKSSENRKKIMQTCTPHLLSLINVTVAFLFDTMFSRYGSKDFPQGLRHFLALEFLIVPPLLNPLIYGLQLSKVRNEVLKYIKSSTVKF, from the coding sequence ATGCCCACATTGCCCCTGGAGGTCATGCCCAACTCTACAGTGTTTACTCTGTCTGGGATCAACGCCAGCAGGGAGAGCAGATACGTTTTCTTCTGCATAACGTTTCTTTACTACCTTGTCATCATCGCTGTAAACCTGATAATAATTGTCACAGTCGCCCTGAGGAAGCCGCTCCACGAGCCCATGTACGTGTTTCTCTGTAACCTCTGTCTCAACGGACTGTATGGGACGTCGGGGTTCTACCCCAAGTTCCTGTATGATCTGCTCTCTGACGTCCAAGAAATCTCACGGTCAGGATGTTTTGTTCAGGTGTTTGTGATTTACTCTGCTGTCCTGTGTGACTTTTCCACGTTAACAGTGATGTCTTATGACAGGTCTGTGGCCATATGCAGGCCGTTGGAGTATCACACAGTCATGACGGGGGGGACCGTCTTTAAACTGACTATGTTCTCATGGATAGCCCCCATGTTTTGCATGTCCATTTTGGTTACTATGAGCTCTAGACAAATTCTGTGTGGATCACACATTGAGAAGCTCTACTGCGAGAACTGGGCTATTGTTAAAATGTCTTGTTTCTCAACTACATTGTATAATGTTCTTTCCTACACTGTAATACTAACGTACGCGGGACATTCacttttaattatgttttcGTATGTAAAACTTATCAAAACCAGCTTGAAATCCTCAGAGAAtcgaaaaaaaataatgcagacGTGTACTCCACATTTACTGTCGTTAATTAACGTGACAGTGGCCTTTCTGTTTGATACAATGTTCAGTCGATACGGATCCAAAGATTTCCCACAGGGCTTACGCCACTTCCTGGCGTTAGAGTTTCTCATAGTACCTCCTCTTCTCAATCCTTTGATTTATGGCCTGCAATTGAGTAAGGTCCGGAATGAGGTCTTGAAATACATTAAAAGTAGCACTGTAAAGTTTTAA
- the LOC140579213 gene encoding olfactory receptor 1D5-like codes for MPTLPLEVMPNSTVFTLSGINASRESRYVFFCITFLYYLVIIAVNLIIIVTVALRKPLHEPMYVFLCNLCLNGLYGTSGFYPKFLYDLLSDVQEISRSGCFVQVFVIYSAVLCDFSTLTVMSYDRSVAICRPLEYHTVMTGGTVFKLTAFSWFLPIFIMFVIIVLSSGVTLCGSHIEKLYCENWAIVKMSCSSNLASDVLGYSGLVTYLGHFLFILFSYVKLFRTSLKSAEIRSKFVQTCTPHLLSLINVFVALLFDTMYSRYGSRDFPQGLRHFLALEFQIVPPLFNPLIYGLKLNKVRNEVLRFVKSNAIKF; via the coding sequence ATGCCCACATTGCCCCTGGAGGTCATGCCCAACTCTACAGTGTTTACTCTGTCTGGGATCAACGCCAGCAGGGAGAGCAGATACGTTTTCTTCTGCATAACGTTTCTTTACTACCTTGTCATCATCGCTGTAAACCTGATAATAATTGTCACAGTCGCCCTGAGGAAGCCGCTCCACGAGCCCATGTACGTGTTTCTCTGTAACCTCTGTCTCAACGGACTGTATGGGACGTCGGGGTTCTACCCCAAGTTCCTGTATGATCTGCTCTCTGACGTCCAAGAAATCTCACGGTCAGGATGTTTTGTTCAGGTGTTTGTGATTTACTCTGCTGTCCTGTGTGACTTTTCCACGTTAACAGTGATGTCTTATGACAGGTCTGTGGCCATATGCAGGCCGTTGGAGTATCACACAGTCATGACGGGGGGGACCGTCTTTAAACTGACGGCATTTTCATGGTTTCTTcctatttttattatgtttgtTATAATTGTCCTGAGCTCTGGTGTAACTCTTTGTGGATCACACATTGAGAAGCTCTACTGTGAAAATTGGGCTATTGTTAAAATGTCTTGCTCTTCAAATTTAGCAAGTGATGTGTTAGGGTATTCGGGATTAGTTACATATTTGGGACATTTTTTGTTCATTCTTTTTTCATATGTTAAACTGTTCAGAACCAGCTTGAAGTCAGCAGAGATCCGCAGTAAATTTGTTCAGACGTGTACTCCACATTTACTGTCATTGATCAACGTGTTTGTGGCCTTGCTGTTCGATACAATGTACAGTCGGTACGGATCCAGAGATTTTCCACAGGGCTTACGGCACTTCCTGGCATTAGAGTTCCAGATTGTACCTCCTCTCTTCAATCCCCTCATTTACGGTCTGAAACTGAATAAGGTCCGAAATGAGGTCTTGAGGTTTGTGAAAAGTAACGCCATAAAGTTTTAA
- the LOC111841443 gene encoding olfactory receptor 52D1-like: MPTLPMEVMSNSTVFTLSGINASRESRYVFFCIAFLYYLVIIAVNVIIIVTVALRKPLHEPMYVFLCNLCLNGLYGTSGFYPKFLYDLLSDVQEISRSGCFIQLFVIYSAVLCDFSTLTVMSYDRSVAICRPLEYHTVMTGGTVFKLTAFSWFLPIFIMFVIIVLSSSMTLCGSHIEKLYCENWAIVKMSCTSNVANNVLGYLVIVTYFGHVLFIFISYVKLIKTSLKSIENRSKFIQTCTPHFLSLINVTVASLFDMMYSRYGSRDFPQGLRHFLALEFLIVPPLLNPLIYGLKLSKVRNEVLRYMKHNDVK; the protein is encoded by the coding sequence ATGCCCACATTGCCCATGGAGGTCATGTCCAACTCTACAGTGTTTACTCTGTCTGGGATCAACGCCAGCAGGGAGAGCAGATACGTTTTCTTCTGCATAGCGTTTCTTTACTACCTTGTCATCATCGCTGTAAATGTGATAATAATTGTCACAGTCGCCTTGAGGAAGCCGCTCCACGAGCCCATGTACGTGTTTCTCTGTAACCTCTGTCTCAACGGACTGTATGGGACGTCAGGGTTCTACCCCAAGTTCCTGTATGATCTGCTCTCTGACGTCCAAGAAATCTCACGGTCAGGATGCTTCATTCAGTTGTTTGTGATTTACTCTGCTGTCCTGTGTGACTTTTCCACGTTAACAGTGATGTCTTATGACAGGTCTGTGGCCATATGCAGGCCGTTGGAGTATCACACAGTCATGACAGGGGGGACCGTCTTTAAACTGACGGCATTTTCATGGTTTCTTcctatttttattatgtttgtTATAATTGTCCTGAGCTCCAGTATGACTCTGTGTGGATCACACATTGAGAAGCTCTACTGTGAAAACTGGGCTATTGTTAAAATGTCTTGCACTTCAAATGTAGCAAATAATGTTTTAGGGTATTTGGTAATTGTTACATATTTCGGTCACGtgttgttcatttttatttcttatgtGAAACTGATCAAAACCAGCTTGAAGTCAATAGAGAACCGCAGTAAATTCATTCAGACGTGTACTCCACATTTTCTGTCGTTAATTAATGTGACAGTGGCCTCGTTGTTTGACATGATGTACAGCCGTTACGGATCCAGAGATTTTCCACAGGGCTTACGCCACTTCCTGGCGTTAGAGTTCCTAATTGTACCTCCTCTCCTCAATCCCCTCATATACGGCCTGAAATTAAGTAAGGTCCGAAATGAGGTGTTGAGGTATATGAAACATAACGACGTGAAATAG
- the LOC111841442 gene encoding olfactory receptor 4B13-like has protein sequence MKHKTTMALEVMPNSTVFTLSGINASRESRYVFFCITFLYYLVIIAVNLIIIVTVALRKPLHEPMYVFLCNLCLNGLFGTSGFYPKFLYDLLSDVQEISRSGCFVQVFVIYSAVLCDFSTLSVMSYDRSVAICRPLEYHTVMTGGTVYKLTVFSWMAPIFSMFLLLIVSSGLTLCGSHIEKLYCENWAIVKISCFPNTVSNVIGYLIMLMYSGQVLFILLSYMKLIKSSLKSAENRNKFVQTCSPHLLSLINVSVAMLFDSMYSRYGSQDFPQALRHFLALEFLIVPPLLNPLIYGLKLSKVRHEVLRYMNNNVVKC, from the coding sequence ATGAAACATAAGACAACAATGGCACTGGAGGTCATGCCCAACTCTACAGTGTTTACTCTGTCTGGGATCAACGCCAGCAGGGAGAGCAGATACGTTTTCTTCTGCATAACGTTTCTTTACTACCTTGTCATCATCGCTGTAAACCTGATAATAATTGTCACAGTCGCCCTGAGGAAGCCGCTCCACGAGCCCATGTACGTGTTTCTCTGTAACCTCTGTCTCAACGGACTGTTTGGAACCTCGGGGTTCTACCCCAAGTTCCTGTATGATCTGCTCTCTGACGTCCAAGAAATCTCACGGTCAGGATGCTTCGTTCAGGTGTTTGTGATTTACTCTGCTGTCCTGTGTGACTTTTCCACATTATCAGTGATGTCTTATGACAGGTCTGTGGCCATATGCAGGCCGTTGGAGTATCACACAGTCATGACGGGGGGGACCGTCTATAAACTGACTGTGTTCTCATGGATGGCCCCCATTTTTTCCATGTTCCTTTTGCTTATTGTGAGCTCTGGACTAACTCTTTGTGGATCACACATAGAGAAACTCTACTGTGAGAATTGGGCTATTGTTAAAATCTCTTGTTTCCCCAATACAGTTAGTAATGTTATTGGGTATTTAATAATGCTCATGTATTCGGGACAAGTTTTATTCATTCTTTTGTCTTACATGAAACTGATAAAGTCCAGCTTGAAGTCAGCAGAGAACCGCAATAAATTCGTCCAGACATGTTCTCCACATTTACTGTCATTAATCAATGTGTCAGTGGCCATGCTGTTCGATTCAATGTACAGTCGTTACGGATCCCAGGACTTTCCACAGGCCTTACGCCACTTCCTGGCGTTAGAGTTCCTAATTGTACCTCCTCTCCTCAATCCCCTCATTTACGGCCTGAAGTTGAGTAAAGTCCGACATGAGGTCTTAAGGTACATGAATAATAATGTagtaaaatgttaa
- the LOC140579074 gene encoding olfactory receptor-like protein DTMT, whose protein sequence is MIRQKAAFILTVQRCGSSQQHRPRHSVRKKLSTCECHIKTTQMENSSSELVFVLHGLNETKTNRQIFFGFSILAYVCTIFVNLTLILTIMLEKNLHEPMFIFLCNLCVNSICGSTSFYPKLLIDLLSDSHVISYTACIIQIFGISIYLACEITNLTVMAYDRYVAICKPLEYHSIMTPWRVGMLVQITWFLTFFETIVHLVLAVRLPLCGSRIEKLYCFTWDVVKLSCVDTTVNNLYGYCSFFFHTFQFLLLITSYVQITRICIKSQTERSKFMETCLPHLLTYGTFAISLSFDFVAARLTSDTSLQALRNSLSIMYLIVPPILNPLIYGLKLKQLRKIMWRRFNSKITALK, encoded by the coding sequence ATGATAAGACAAAAGGCAGCATTTATCTTGACTGTACAGCGTTGTGGTTCTTCACAGCAGCACAGACCCAGACACTCAGTAAGAAAGAAGCTCAGTACCTGTGAATGTCACATCAAGACGACTCAGATGGAGAACTCTTCCAGTGAGCTTGTTTTTGTGCTCCATGGCTTGAATGAGActaaaacaaacagacagatcTTTTTTGGTTTTTCCATTCTTGCCTATGTTTGCACCATTTTTGTAAATTTGACTTTGATTTTGACCATAATGCTGGAAAAAAATCTCCATGAGCCCATGTTCATCTTCCTTTGTAATCTGTGTGTAAACAGCATTTGTGGCTCTACAAGTTTCTATCCAAAGCTACTGATTGACCTTCTGTCAGACTCTCATGTGATCTCATACACTgcatgtataattcaaatatttggaATCAGCATATATCTTGCCTGCGAAATAACTAATTTGACAGTAATGGCTTATGACAGGTATGTTGCGATATGCAAACCGCTGGAGTATCACTCTATTATGACGCCTTGGAGGGTAGGAATGTTGGTGCAAATAACATGGTTCTTAACTTTCTTTGAGACAATTGTCCATCTTGTGTTGGCAGTCAGGCTGCCCTTGTGTGGATCCAGAATTGAGAAGCTTTATTGTTTTACCTGGGATGTTGTGAAGCTGTCCTGTGTAGATACCACCGTAAACAACTTATATGGCTACTGTTCCTTcttttttcatacatttcaattccTGCTACTTATAACCTCCTATGTTCAAATCACCAGGATATGTATAAAATCTCAGACAGAACGTAGTAAGTTTATGGAGACCTGCCTGCCTCATCTTCTCACATACGGTACCTTCGCCATTTCTCTTTCTTTCGATTTTGTAGCTGCACGTTTAACCTCAGACACCTCCCTGCAGGCTCTCAGAAACAGTCTTTCTATAATGTACCTCATTGTTCCTCCTATCCTGAACCCTCTCATTTATGGTCTGAAATTGAAGCAACTTCGTAAGATTATGTGGAGAAGGTTCAACAGCAAAATTACTGCTCTGAAATAA